In the genome of Euleptes europaea isolate rEulEur1 chromosome 7, rEulEur1.hap1, whole genome shotgun sequence, one region contains:
- the NES gene encoding nestin translates to MENFLEARPLGEESLQMWDLNKRLEAYLARVKFLEEENEGLRSEIHQLRGGPPEGSWRGKYEEEVAALRATLDQAFQEKHAAELARASLHEEVQLVKSRCQKERAAREEAKKLLSSSKKELEEEKRSHIWLRERAAQLEKEIEALAEAHEEERAQLDREVAGFSWSLESVHGTPAPFQLVGVEDYAKRLANIWRGAVETYKTEVSQLEASFGEAKENLWKATEGNRQSQLQLQLLERELAGLKVRKEALEERLAQQWQHQQGEAEKLQLAMEGLEEEKRALAVQIAQVLEDRRQLMHLKMSLSLEVATYRTLLEAESTRLQMPADHKLAIGLRDSKSEAIASKRQGLSLERGSLSSPDPRLSSATFLKGGVTPQPPRKQNGSFTVNMAAVLPKSSRSPVVCGFQKANTILRSQSTKAFEGVDVPAFIDSAAFELGSSPRNEVVTATEAGTVSQSFVRESPPLFSSISPTVSNVLGESSSNAGQSRRPEDGDEISAQMKTEESGKKAELHEEEEEEENQPGEEPPWKTAAHYGPDPSLLVTEALESALQDVPGGDVRFEAGLLNVAKSPNGTPFGESLSLEEENGAAISPSTAALGEATPELHKRRTEDRHSADRPEDINGSEYCSEAHSGPEAGLWVSRVVEPSSPQETESLEEERSPPTQRNKEDFVFGIPVAEDVDCCNIRSTSEQTEGGNEQLPDPQTLVQREESEEGSTCTESASQRDTNAAAPFSGDQDRSEPGPSCPEDQASTIGTDVEEAYGGAEDLEVVSTEALHLSEDEERRALSSPSRESEEGDFQAEMLDSEFLQTEDFAVETLSPVSRSFYSAEGHQEHHFLGVEQETPEEQAPFPALQEEEGKEVDLEPETSSIEEAVLRDEHTTNISSAEPRATEEAGTKEEHIWEPQQDIMGHEGLLEEEDALGKEDTMEKEEMATLQDVTCEQETVLQKENVESVPRKETSKGEQGEEAEKGSQGDLPVDQWMEEEEVTTKGEQGEETVEACQGDLPVEQQEERTMKGGQEEETVEAYQGDLPAEQQEEEVTMKGGQGEKTVEAYRDLPAERQDEEVTTKGEQGEETVEACQGDLPVEQQEEEVTTKGGQGEETVEAYQGDLPAEQQDEEVTTKGEQGEETVEACQGDLPVEQQEEEVTTKGGQGEETVQAYQGDLPVEQQEEEITTKGGQGEETVEAYQGDLPAEQQDEEVTTKGEQGEETVEACQGDLPAEQQGEEVTTKGGLEEETVEACQRDLPADQQEEEVTMASPESDMMKREVLITGSEAAETEEMEAAAAGSVSTSDLQEKENPEVQQAFMTESPQEEEQTFTAEREEAYRNQCSPLHETSIGALEVPSGVPSNATNGFEAESYSGPGDLDMSSESDHHLQSDYSGSEVSLESLEVSPNAACETEGIEKEFESSKRIKLEETLPDNTPLHLYDEKMLAVTGKDLLLPENKEASGTSLLTKDSTRSVEVTEQELEEACLYGSQTEGDDAKVLEDVEKEGESAPKQVPPNSEELPVSKDLEEAKTETLDLVRNNEEDLHSGEPVTPITEAYFPPLDAEFDEQPKETLKRGSGARKEAACGEMTHEETCSTDFVWEIERDNIFQADQPDSSYDQEQVWGGNDSPLECSDPNNVVSEGSHKVSPLTSVADLGEIVLEEEQTPDGQEDPAEPEGQVYYEDESLLGAHESQPISDLESCGREDPTQETDLAEIDSSGMDFTEPSPKAEASLPIDGLKASDILEIVEQALEFNQEVIKASEQTVEVEQLVAWGDPHVPPEAESNGSSLALPDVGRSQVFTETLNAPSPNAKDPTGSDHWVENIGNGLPQDSSLPHFTTEILNGIGDLHSGNRVYDVGSSREELIEEVAISQHFDREDADDLSMLETLNQNPPRTNEEASKTGEICSEIHKDISLEHRGQEGLDVDKSLFANILQSAHVKGKEAEIETVSIPPHFGEDILHLESSQHLTFRPEGEEELWSPEDN, encoded by the exons ATGGAGAATTTCCTGGAAGCCAGGCCCTTGGGGGAGGAATCCCTCCAGATGTGGGACCTCAACAAGCGCCTGGAGGCCTACCTGGCCAGAGTGAAGTTCCTGGAGGAAGAAAACGAGGGGCTGAGGTCTGAGATCCACCAATTGCGAGGGGGTCCGCCGGAGGGCTCTTGGCGGGGCAAGTACGAGGAGGAGGTGGCCGCCTTGAGGGCCACCCTGGACCAGGCCTTCCAGGAGAAGCACGCGGCCGAGCTGGCCCGAGCCAGCCTGCACGAGGAGGTCCAGCTGGTCAAGAGCAGGTGTCAGAAGGAGCGGGCCGCCCGGGAGGAAGCCAAGAAGCTCCTCTCCTCGAGCAAGAaggagctggaggaggagaagaggagccaCATCTGGCTGAGGGAAAGAGCCGCCCAGCTGGAGAAGGAGATCGAAGCGCTGGCTGAAGCCCACGAGGAGGAGAGGGCGCAGCTGGACCGGGAGGTGGCCGGCTTCTCCTGGAGCCTGGAGAGCGTCCACGGCACACCTGCGCCCTTCCagctggtgggggtggaggacTATGCCAAGAGACTCGCCAACATCTGGCGGGGGGCTGTGGAGACCTACAAGACAGAGGTCTCCCAGCTGGAGGCCTCCTTTGGTGAGGCGAAGGAGAACCTCTGGAAGGCCACCGAGGGCAACCGGCAGAGCCAGCTGCAACTGCAGCTCCTGGAGAGAGAGCTGGCCGGCCTCAAGGTGCGGAAGGAGGCGCTGGAGGAACGCCTTGCCCAGCAGTGGCAGCACCAGCAAGGGGAGGCGGAGAAGCTCCAG CTGGCCATGGaggggctggaggaggagaagcggGCGCTGGCCGTCCAGATCGCCCAAGTCTTGGAAGACCGGCGGCAGCTGATGCACCTGAAGATGTCCCTCAGCCTGGAAGTGGCCACGTACAG GACTCTTTTGGAAGCAGAGAGTACACGGCTACAGATGCCGGCAGACCACAAACTGGCCATCGGCCTCCGAG ATAGCAAATCGGAAGCAATTGCCAGCAAACGCCAAGGACTGTCTCTGGAAAGAGGGTCCCTGAGTTCCCCAGACCCCAGGCTGAGCTCTGCCACCTTCTTGAAGGGAGGTGTGACCCCTCAGCCCCCCAGGAAACAAAATGGCTCCTTCACAGTCAACATGGCCGCTGTGCTCCCCAAGAgtagtaggagccctgtggtgtgCGGGTTCCAGAAAGCCAACACAATCCTTCGGTCCCAATCCACAAAGGCTTTTGAGGGGGTGGATGTCCCTGCTTTCATTGACTCCGCTGCCTTTGAGTTAGGTTCCTCCCCGCGAAACGAGGTGGTGACGGCCACCGAAGCTGGAACCGTTTCCCAGTCATTCGTCCGTGAATCGCCCCCGCTTTTCAGCTCCATCAGTCCCACGGTTTCAAACGTCTTGGGAGAGTCCAGCTCAAATGCCGGGCAAAGTCGCCGTCCAGAAGATGGAGATGAAATTTCAGCCCAGATGAAAACGGAGGAGTCGGGGAAGAAGGCGGAGCTtcatgaggaagaggaggaggaggagaaccagCCCGGTGAAGAGCCCCCTTGGAAGACCGCCGCGCACTACGGGCCTGATCCCTCCCTGCTGGTCACAGAAGCCTTGGAAAGCGCACTACAGGACGTTCCAGGGGGAGACGTCCGCTTCGAGGCCGGCTTGCTCAATGTGGCCAAATCCCCAAACGGCACTCCTTTCGGTGAGTCTTTGTCCCTGGAAGAGGAAAACGGGGCGGCCATTTCTCCAAGCACAGCAGCATTGGGGGAGGCCACGCCGGAGCTTCACAAACGCCGGACGGAAGACCGTCACTCAGCAGATCGGCCGGAGGACATCAACGGCTCTGAGTACTGCAGTGAGGCTCACAGTGGCCCAGAAGCGGGCTTGTGGGTGTCTCGGGTTGTAGAACCGTCCTCTCCGCAAGAAACAGAGTCTCTAGAGGAAGAGAGGAGTCCTCCCACCCAGCGCAACAAAGAGGACTTTGTATTTGGCATTCCAGTCGCTGAAGACGTTGACTGTTGCAACATCAGGAGCACATCAGAGCAGACTGAGGGGGGCAACGAGCAGCTCCCTGACCCCCAGACTCTTGTTCAGAGGGAGGAGTCGGAGGAGGGCTCCACGTGCACCGAATCAGCAAGTCAACGGGACACCAATGCGGCTGCCCCTTTCAGTGGGGACCAGGACCGCTCAGAGCCGGGCCCAAGCTGTCCTGAGGACCAGGCCAGCACCATCGGAACAGACGTGGAGGAGGCCTATGGAGGGGCAGAAGACCTTGAGGTAGTGAGCACAGAAGCCCTGCACCTCTCCGAGGACGAGGAGCGGAGAGCCCTTTCGAGTCCTTCGCGGGAGAGTGAAGAAGGTGACTTCCAGGCAGAGATGCTGGACAGTGAGTTTCTTCAGACAGAAGATTTTGCAGTCGAAACTTTGTCACCAGTAAGCCGCTCGTTTTATTCTGCAGAAGGTCACCAAGAGCATCACTTTCTTGGAGTAGAGCAGGAAACTCCTGAGGAACAAGCACCATTTCCTGCCTTGcaggaggaagaggggaaagaggTGGACTTAGAACCTGAGACCTCAAGTATTGAAGAGGCTGTCTTGAGAGATGAACACACAACAAACATCTCGTCAGCTGAACCCAGGGCCACGGAGGAGGCAGGTACCAAGGAAGAGCACATTTGGGAGCCACAGCAGGATATTATGGGGCACGAAGGTCTCCTGGAAGAAGAGGATGCTTTGGGCAAGGAAGACACCATGGAGAAGGAAGAAATGGCCACCTTGCAAGATGTGACTTGCGAGCAAGAAACTGTCTTGCAGAAGGAGAATGTGGAGAGTGTTCCAAGGAAGGAGACTTCCAAAGGAGAGCAAGGAGAGGAAGCAGAAAAGGGGAGTCAAGGAGACCTCCCAGTGGACCAGTGGATGGAGGAAGAAGAGGTCACCACCAAAGGAGAACAAGGAGAGGAAACAGTAGAGGCATGTCAAGGAGACCTCCCAGTGGAGCAGCAGGAAGAAAGGACCATGAAAGGAGGGCAAGAAGAGGAAACAGTAGAGGCGTATCAAGGAGACCTCCCAGCGGAACAGCAGGAAGAAGAGGTCACCATGAAAGGAGGGCAAGGAGAAAAAACAGTAGAGGCGTATCGAGACCTCCCAGCAGAACGGCAAGATGAAGAGGTCACCACCAAAGGAGAGCAAGGAGAAGAAACAGTAGAGGCATGCCAAGGAGACCTCCCAGTGGAACAGCAGGAAGAAGAGGTCACCACGAAAGGAGGGCAAGGAGAAGAAACAGTAGAGGCGTATCAAGGAGACCTCCCAGCAGAACAGCAAGATGAAGAGGTCACCACCAAAGGAGAGCAAGGAGAAGAAACAGTAGAGGCATGCCAAGGAGACCTCCCAGTGGAACAGCAGGAAGAAGAGGTCACCACCAAAGGAGGGCAAGGAGAAGAAACAGTACAGGCATATCAAGGAGACCTCCCAGTGGAACAGCAGGAAGAAGAGATCACCACGAAAGGAGGGCAAGGAGAAGAAACAGTAGAGGCGTATCAAGGAGACCTCCCAGCAGAACAGCAAGATGAAGAGGTCACCACCAAAGGAGAGCAAGGAGAAGAAACAGTAGAGGCATGCCAAGGAGACCTCCCAGCGGAACAGCAGGGAGAAGAGGTCACCACCAAAGGAGGTCTAGAAGAGGAAACAGTAGAGGCGTGTCAACGAGACCTCCCAGCAGATCAACAGGAAGAAGAGGTCACCATGGCTTCTCCTGAAAGTGATATGATGAAAAGAGAAGTTTTGATAACAGGGTCAGAAGCAGCGGAGACTGAGGagatggaggcagcagcagcgggCTCTGTTAGTACGAGTGATTTGCAGGAGAAAGAGAATCCTGAAGTCCAACAGGCGTTCATGACTGAGTCCCCACAGGAAGAAGAACAGACTTTTACTGCTGAGAGAGAAGAAGCCTACCGAAACCAATGTTCACCGCTCCACGAAACCAGCATTGGAGCACTGGAGGTTCCTTCAGGAGTGCCGAGCAACGCTACCAATGGATTTGAAGCGGAGTCCTACAGTGGCCCCGGGGACTTGGATATGTCTTCTGAAAGTGACCATCACTTGCAAAGTGATTATTCAGGGTCTGAGGTTTCCCTGGAATCCTTAGAGGTTTCCCCAAATGCTGCCTGTGAAACAGAAGGGATTGAAAAGGAGTTCGAAAGCAGTAAACGTATTAAACTAGAGGAAACTTTGCCTGATAACACGCCCTTGCATTTGTATGATGAGAAGATGTTAGCTGTGACTGGGAAGGACCTCCTGCTTCCAGAGAACAAAGAGGCATCAGGGACATCCCTTTTAACCAAAGATAGTACCCGTTCTGTGGAGGTTACGGAGCAAGAGTTGGAGGAAGCGTGTCTGTATGGTTCCCAAACAGAAGGGGATGATGCCAAGGTACTGGAGGATGTAGAGAAGGAAGGAGAATCTGCTCCCAAACAGGTTCCCCCCAACTCAGAGGAGCTTCCTGTTTCAAAAGATTTAGAAGAAGCTAAGACTGAAACTCTGGACCTCGTCAGAAATAACGAAGAAGACCTGCACTCTGGGGAACCTGTAACGCCCATCACAGAAGCATATTTTCCCCCACTGGATGCAGAATTTGATGAGCAGCCCAAGGAAACCTTGAAACGTGGAAGTGGTGCAAGAAAAGAAGCCGCGTGTGGAGAAATGACCCATGAGGAAACCTGTAGTACAGATTTTGTTTGGGAGATAGAAAGAGACAATATATTCCAAGCAGATCAGCCTGATTCCAGCTACGATCAGGAACAGgtctgggggggaaatgacagCCCTTTGGAATGTAGTGACCCCAATAATGTAGTGTCTGAAGGTTCTCATAAGGTTTCTCCTCTGACCAGTGTTGCTGACCTGGGAGAAATTGTGTTGGAAGAGGAGCAGACTCCAGATGGCCAGGAAGACCCTGCGGAACCTGAAGGTCAGGTGTACTATGAGGATGAGAGTTTGCTCGGCGCCCATGAATCCCAGCCAATCTCTGATCTGGAAAGCTGTGGAAGAGAAGATCCCACCCAAGAAACAGACTTGGCTGAAATTGATTCTAGTGGTATGGATTTTACAGAACCTTCACCAAAGGCAGAAGCAAGTCTCCCCATAGACGGTTTGAAAGCCTCTGATATCCTGGAGATCGTAGAACAAGCCCTGGAGTTTAACCAAGAAGTTATCAAGGCTTCTGAACAAACGGTTGAGGTGGAGCAGCTGGTGGCCTGGGGAGACCCCCATGTCCCCCCCGAGGCAGAGAGTAATGGCAGCTCTCTTGCCTTACCTGACGTAGGTAGATCCCAGGTTTTTACAGAGACCctaaatgccccctcccccaatgccaaAGACCCAACAGGATCTGATCATTGGGTTGAAAATATTGGCAATGGGCTGCCGCAGGATTCAAGCCTGCCACATTTCACCACTGAGATACTGAACGGCATCGGGGACCTTCATTCTGGCAACAGGGTGTATGATGTGGGCTCTTCCAGGGAAGAACTAATCGAGGAGGTTGCTATCAGTCAGCACTTCGACAGAGAGGACGCAGATGACCTGTCCATGCTGGAGACCCTGAACCAAAATCCACCACGGACTAATGAAGAGGCATCCAAAACTGGAGAAATCTGTTCCGAAATCCACAAGGACATTTCACTGGAACACCGAGGGCAGGAGGGGCTGGATGTGGACAAGAGCTTGTTTGCTAACATCCTGCAGTCTGCTCACGTGAAAGGAAAGGAGGCTGAGATAGAGACCGTTTCCATCCCACCGCATTTTGGAGAAGACATTCTCCACCTGGAGTCCAGCCAACACCTGACGTTCCGACCAGAAGGTGAAGAAGAGTTATGGTCTCCAGAAGACAACTGA